DNA from Thermogemmatispora onikobensis:
TTTGACGTGGGTGCTATGGGCTTTAATAGTGCCGGGAAGCGTGCGAAAGCGCTCAGGTTGCTTGAGAAAGTAGTCGCGCACGTGGTAGCCAACGCGCTCGATCAGAGGGCCGTGGGTATAGGAGAACTCGCTGATCCTGGGGGCATAGATAATGACCTCGCCCCCGTCGGCTACGATTGGCTCAGTCTTGTACATAGCTTTGGCGCCGGTCCAGAGGTCGGGGTAGAGCGGTGCAGCTACCGCCAGCACCAGCTGATAGGGGCGTGGATGAGTAACGATATTGAGGCGGGCGGAGAGGTCCGCTGCGGCTTCGAAAGCCTGCTGGTAGTCGCCGATGTAGAGTCCATATAGATGCTGCCCTTGCACCACAAGAGCGAGCACAAGCAACGGTCTGGGCACGAGTTCGGCGGCGCGATGCAGCAGGCGGCGTACTGGGGTGTCTTTTACCCCAATGGTATGTAGGCTGGTAACCAGGGCCCCCAGCCAGTGAGTGGTATTGATAATGTCTGGTCCTGCGATGCCGGGGAAAAGGTATTTGGCCCCGCCTGAGAAGCCGGCAACCTCATGCGGAAAGACTGGGCCGCAGATGATCAATTGATCGTAGTCAAGGATGCGGCGGTTGAGGGAGACGACGATCTCCTCTCTGAGCAATCCCTCTGTCAGCAGCCCAACTTCCTCGGCGCTGAGGGTGCCGAGAGCGTGCAGCATCTCGGGCCGATCCCACTGGTGGTTGAAGATTCGCAGACCGGGGTAGATCTGAGCGCGCTCTCTCGCTGAGAGGCCGACCAGAGCGGCAATGGCAGCCTCGCTGAGCGGGGGGTGCGTGCCAAGAGCGATAAGGTAATCTAATTGCGCTACTCGACCGTGCAGTTGCTCATTCAAGAGACGAAAGAAAAGTGGAATAGGAGCGCTGCGTGTGCCATCGGGGATGATGATCAGGACGCGCTTACCTGCCAGGGCTAGTGGTTCAAGGGCGCACTGGAGCAGGTTGCCCACCTGGACTGAATTGAGTGTCTTGTCGGTACTTCCCTCACCAAGCAGCATCGAGAATCTCTCTCCTTTGGCGGTTTTGTCTGAACACTTGCTTTGTCGTCGATGGACCCACCTGGCTGAGCACCGCCGCATGAGGAATCCAGGAAAACGGCGCCAGCGAGGGTCGACCTGGTACGGGCCGGGCTGAGGGTGGGGTGGTGCAAGCAAGCTTTCTTGCTCGCCCCTATCCTTCCCTGATTGTATCACCTGAATAGCGGCGTCAAGGTAAGGGTCTGGTGTCGAAATGGTCTGGTTGGTGGCTGTGCTCTACTGAACTAGCTGCCTGTCTACCGATTGGCCTGGCCGCCGCGCTGGCGAAGGACTCTAGTGAATAGTGAGGCCTTGCCAGCGCTGACCAAGCAG
Protein-coding regions in this window:
- a CDS encoding lactate racemase domain-containing protein, producing MLLGEGSTDKTLNSVQVGNLLQCALEPLALAGKRVLIIIPDGTRSAPIPLFFRLLNEQLHGRVAQLDYLIALGTHPPLSEAAIAALVGLSARERAQIYPGLRIFNHQWDRPEMLHALGTLSAEEVGLLTEGLLREEIVVSLNRRILDYDQLIICGPVFPHEVAGFSGGAKYLFPGIAGPDIINTTHWLGALVTSLHTIGVKDTPVRRLLHRAAELVPRPLLVLALVVQGQHLYGLYIGDYQQAFEAAADLSARLNIVTHPRPYQLVLAVAAPLYPDLWTGAKAMYKTEPIVADGGEVIIYAPRISEFSYTHGPLIERVGYHVRDYFLKQPERFRTLPGTIKAHSTHVKGAGSYDAMTGREQPRIQVTLASGIDAERCQRVNLGYRDPQTIDPEAWKGREAEGILVVEHAGEVLHRLDHP